Proteins encoded within one genomic window of Candidatus Poribacteria bacterium:
- a CDS encoding Pup--protein ligase, producing the protein MKRRIFGLENEYGIICSSDRRGGKALSIQNAVMYLFREIISGRMYPDVFLENGARFYQDIGCHPEYATPECDDVLELVMHDRAGERIIESLAASAEKRMRQDSFMSRISVFKNNTDTPGNTYGCHENYLMDRNIGFRQMATQLIPFFVSRQVYCGAGKVRPENRGRFAISQRAQHIREDISIATTTARGIINTRDEPHADREKYRRLHVIVGDSNMSEFVTHLKVATTALVLQMIEENALDKRLELRESVRAIMQISDDLTCKREIELQSGKKMSAVALQREYWSLAEKYFARDRDPVIRDTLRRWDLVLSGLEEDPESLDRYLDWVAKRKIIESYVASRGIEWDSYATLRLDLEYHNIDTNKGIFYGMERRGLMERVVTEEQIQHAMRNPPETTRAKFRGKFVKLANESKILCGVNWSYIQLYEPYQKLFLSTDPLQPDFDEANRMIYSM; encoded by the coding sequence GTGAAGCGGCGCATCTTCGGACTCGAGAACGAGTACGGAATCATCTGCTCCTCAGACCGCCGGGGCGGCAAAGCCCTGTCGATCCAGAACGCCGTCATGTACCTCTTCCGGGAGATCATCTCGGGCAGGATGTACCCCGACGTGTTCCTGGAGAACGGCGCGCGGTTCTACCAAGACATCGGATGCCACCCAGAGTACGCGACGCCGGAGTGCGACGACGTTCTCGAGCTCGTCATGCACGACCGCGCGGGCGAGCGCATCATCGAGTCCCTGGCGGCTTCCGCCGAGAAGCGCATGCGCCAGGACAGCTTCATGAGCCGCATCTCCGTGTTCAAGAACAACACGGACACGCCCGGAAATACGTACGGATGCCACGAGAACTACCTGATGGACCGGAACATCGGGTTCCGGCAGATGGCGACGCAGCTCATCCCGTTCTTCGTGTCTCGGCAAGTCTACTGCGGAGCGGGAAAGGTGCGACCGGAGAACCGGGGACGCTTCGCGATCTCCCAGCGCGCCCAGCACATCCGCGAAGACATCTCCATCGCGACGACGACGGCTCGCGGCATCATCAACACGCGCGACGAACCCCACGCCGACCGCGAGAAGTACCGCCGCCTGCACGTCATCGTCGGCGACTCGAACATGTCCGAGTTCGTCACGCACCTGAAGGTGGCGACTACCGCGCTCGTGCTCCAGATGATCGAGGAAAACGCCCTCGACAAGCGGCTGGAGCTCCGCGAATCGGTGCGCGCCATCATGCAGATCAGCGATGACCTGACGTGCAAGCGCGAGATCGAACTGCAGAGCGGCAAGAAGATGTCCGCCGTCGCGCTCCAACGGGAGTACTGGTCCCTTGCCGAGAAGTACTTCGCCAGGGACCGCGACCCGGTGATCCGCGACACGCTGCGGCGGTGGGACCTGGTTCTGAGCGGGCTGGAAGAAGACCCGGAATCGCTGGATCGGTACCTCGACTGGGTCGCCAAACGAAAGATCATCGAGTCCTACGTCGCGTCGCGGGGCATCGAGTGGGACAGCTACGCGACGCTGCGGCTCGATCTCGAGTACCATAACATCGATACGAACAAGGGCATCTTCTACGGCATGGAGCGGCGCGGCCTGATGGAGCGCGTCGTGACCGAAGAGCAGATCCAGCACGCGATGCGTAACCCGCCGGAGACGACACGCGCCAAGTTCCGAGGAAAGTTCGTCAAACTGGCGAACGAGAGCAAGATTCTGTGCGGCGTCAACTGGAGCTACATCCAGCTCTACGAGCCGTACCAGAAGCTTTTCCTGTCCACCGACCCGCTCCAGCCCGACTTCGATGAAGCGAACCGGATGATCTACTCCATGTAG
- the prcA gene encoding proteasome subunit alpha — MPSPLLVSPEQIMQEKDELARRGIELGREVLAVEYADGVAFIAENASSTLNKVSEVYDRIAFAGVGSFQEYDPLRMVGIEHSEVKGYTYSREDVTARWLANLYSQYVGNVWRQFDAKPLEIELLVAEVGEPGISPTRLYRISYDGRLSEDKNVSVIGGKAEALRSWLLERFAEGLALDAAVRLALDALRTVREGDETDQDEAEGAREEISSERLEVAVLDRHRGRRKFRRLASEEIADLIGDVAS; from the coding sequence ATGCCATCGCCGCTGCTTGTGTCGCCCGAACAAATCATGCAGGAAAAGGACGAGCTCGCGCGGCGGGGCATCGAGCTGGGCCGCGAGGTTCTCGCCGTCGAGTACGCCGATGGAGTCGCGTTCATCGCGGAGAACGCGAGTTCCACGCTCAACAAGGTGTCCGAGGTCTACGACCGGATCGCGTTCGCAGGCGTCGGCAGCTTCCAGGAGTACGATCCGCTGCGAATGGTGGGAATTGAGCACTCCGAGGTAAAGGGGTATACTTACTCACGCGAGGACGTCACCGCGCGATGGCTCGCGAACCTCTACTCGCAGTACGTCGGGAACGTCTGGCGACAGTTCGACGCGAAGCCGCTCGAGATTGAGCTCCTCGTCGCGGAAGTCGGTGAGCCCGGCATATCTCCGACGCGCCTCTATCGCATCTCCTACGACGGTCGACTCTCCGAAGACAAGAACGTGTCCGTGATCGGAGGGAAAGCCGAAGCGCTCCGGTCCTGGCTTCTCGAGCGGTTCGCTGAAGGCTTGGCATTGGACGCGGCAGTGCGGTTGGCGCTGGACGCCCTGCGCACCGTGCGGGAGGGCGACGAGACCGATCAGGACGAAGCGGAAGGGGCTCGTGAAGAGATCTCCAGCGAGCGGCTCGAGGTGGCTGTCTTGGATCGGCATCGCGGGCGGCGAAAGTTCCGCCGACTGGCAAGCGAGGAAATCGCCGACCTGATCGGCGACGTGGCATCGTAA
- a CDS encoding CDP-alcohol phosphatidyltransferase family protein, which produces MTPMAADVGTQVDRAARRALEVVSLPVARASVWLGVSPDVLTALGFVGNVVVAALIIQGRLAIAGVVMILAGLFDALDGAAARLAERAGKSGALLDSVIDRYAESAVYMGLLIYFFRANHLLGVALAFLAIIGSLLVSYIRARAEGLNIQCRVGLMQRGERIVLLAVGLIWGTWWPFEWASSSLGSAPFLVFCLGVLALLAHITALHRLIFSYNALQRAARS; this is translated from the coding sequence ATGACCCCTATGGCGGCGGACGTGGGAACGCAAGTGGATCGAGCGGCGAGGAGAGCGCTCGAAGTCGTGTCGTTGCCAGTGGCGAGGGCGTCCGTGTGGTTGGGCGTGTCTCCCGACGTACTGACCGCACTAGGATTCGTCGGCAACGTCGTCGTCGCGGCTCTCATCATCCAGGGGCGTCTTGCCATCGCCGGGGTCGTCATGATCTTGGCAGGCCTGTTCGACGCGCTCGACGGCGCGGCGGCGCGGCTCGCCGAGCGCGCGGGGAAATCGGGCGCGTTGCTTGATTCGGTCATCGACCGATACGCGGAGTCCGCGGTGTACATGGGGCTACTGATCTACTTCTTCAGAGCGAACCATCTGCTCGGAGTGGCGTTGGCGTTCCTCGCCATCATCGGTTCGCTGCTGGTCAGCTACATCCGGGCTCGGGCTGAAGGCCTCAACATCCAGTGTCGCGTTGGGTTGATGCAGCGCGGCGAGAGGATCGTGCTGCTCGCCGTCGGACTGATCTGGGGCACGTGGTGGCCCTTCGAGTGGGCGTCGTCGTCGCTCGGATCGGCTCCGTTCCTGGTCTTCTGCCTCGGTGTCCTTGCCCTGCTGGCGCATATCACGGCGCTGCACCGCCTGATCTTCTCCTACAACGCCCTGCAGCGTGCTGCCCGTTCCTAG
- a CDS encoding HEAT repeat domain-containing protein — protein MKHVAIGVVCVSLFLTACGNGGPSTQGKSYTQWAKLMASQDESDRQKAAHALGAAGPTAIPTVVGVLNGDSPEGSVAAVTALWVMGIPAVPELIKALSHAEPTVRCKAAEALGAVGISADSAVPALVSAIDDNHAEVQRKAMDAVVKMGAKAKLAVPALIAVLTSADEQLKVCAARSLATLGPDAREALPALMEIAQAPDPLGSTARAAVERIR, from the coding sequence ATGAAACACGTGGCGATCGGTGTGGTATGTGTTTCTCTGTTTCTGACGGCTTGCGGCAACGGCGGACCCTCCACCCAAGGCAAGTCCTACACGCAGTGGGCGAAGCTGATGGCATCCCAAGACGAGTCAGACCGTCAGAAGGCTGCCCACGCCCTCGGCGCGGCGGGCCCCACGGCGATTCCAACGGTCGTTGGGGTGCTCAACGGCGACAGCCCGGAAGGCAGCGTCGCCGCTGTGACGGCGCTTTGGGTCATGGGAATCCCAGCGGTTCCCGAGCTCATCAAGGCGTTGAGCCATGCTGAACCGACTGTGCGGTGCAAGGCTGCCGAAGCGCTCGGAGCGGTAGGCATCAGCGCCGACTCGGCGGTTCCCGCGCTGGTTTCGGCGATCGATGACAATCACGCCGAAGTTCAGCGCAAAGCGATGGACGCCGTCGTCAAGATGGGAGCGAAGGCTAAGCTGGCGGTTCCAGCGCTGATCGCCGTGCTGACGAGTGCCGACGAGCAGTTGAAGGTCTGCGCAGCCAGATCCCTGGCGACGTTGGGACCCGACGCGCGCGAAGCGCTACCGGCTCTGATGGAGATCGCTCAGGCTCCCGACCCGCTCGGGTCTACTGCGCGAGCTGCGGTGGAGCGGATCCGCTAG
- a CDS encoding biotin--[acetyl-CoA-carboxylase] ligase, with protein sequence MSHDEPLTEEALRPLLDGCSLGSAIIAYECVGSTNDVALDLAAHGRGVDGALIVAEHQTRGRGRFGRSWHSAPRENLLFSLLLAPRARIARPALLTLATAVAVCRAVESATSARPAIKWPNDITVEEMKVGGILIEAARPESGRGCWVAGVGINVNAAQSDLPEELRATATSLAYASGGPVSRTGLLASILKSFEPLYWKLQEGEHEALIAEASRRTTTLGTLVRVRSGDAVIDGVASGLDDDGALLVRTPVGKTYRLTARDSTLMDPTPSGSAPPQLAQ encoded by the coding sequence ATGAGCCACGACGAGCCGCTGACCGAAGAGGCGCTACGCCCACTACTCGACGGGTGCTCGCTGGGCTCCGCCATCATCGCCTACGAGTGCGTCGGTTCGACCAACGACGTCGCACTCGATCTGGCTGCGCATGGTCGAGGCGTTGACGGCGCTCTGATCGTCGCCGAGCACCAGACTCGCGGCAGAGGGCGATTCGGAAGAAGCTGGCACTCTGCGCCGCGTGAGAACCTGCTCTTCTCGCTGCTGTTGGCGCCCCGAGCTCGCATCGCGCGCCCGGCTCTGCTGACACTAGCGACGGCAGTCGCCGTCTGCCGCGCCGTGGAATCGGCGACCAGCGCGCGACCCGCCATCAAGTGGCCCAACGACATCACGGTCGAGGAAATGAAGGTCGGCGGGATACTGATCGAGGCGGCTCGTCCGGAATCGGGGCGCGGGTGCTGGGTCGCGGGTGTGGGTATCAACGTGAACGCGGCGCAATCCGATCTGCCGGAGGAGCTTCGGGCGACCGCAACCAGCCTGGCGTACGCGAGCGGCGGACCCGTGAGCCGAACCGGGCTCTTGGCATCGATCCTCAAGTCGTTCGAGCCGCTCTACTGGAAGCTTCAGGAGGGGGAACACGAAGCCCTCATCGCCGAGGCATCCCGACGGACGACGACGTTGGGAACGCTCGTCCGCGTACGGTCGGGCGACGCCGTCATCGACGGCGTCGCCTCAGGATTGGACGACGATGGGGCTTTGCTCGTGCGGACGCCGGTCGGCAAGACCTACCGTCTCACCGCCCGCGACAGCACGTTGATGGACCCGACTCCTAGCGGATCCGCTCCACCGCAGCTCGCGCAGTAG
- the nadC gene encoding carboxylating nicotinate-nucleotide diphosphorylase, whose protein sequence is MSILSDPNVRALFDLALQEDVGGGDITSSVTIPPDATADTIIVPRVEGVLAGIDVVAAVFHRVDDRVRIDAAMRDGDRLVAGEPIANVSGNARSILAAERTALNFLQRLCGIATATAQFVAAVEPYPVRVVDLRKTIPGWRALSKYAVRVGGGSNHRFGLFDGILIKDNHIAVCGSVREAIRSARAGAPHTMKVEIEVDTLEQLDEALEAGADIVLLDNMTPARTRAAVERAQGRALLEASGGIVLETVRDYAATGVDIISTSAITSAPPLDIGLDTVVRAPGSI, encoded by the coding sequence ATGTCCATCTTGTCGGATCCGAACGTCCGCGCTTTGTTCGACCTCGCCCTGCAGGAAGACGTCGGAGGAGGGGACATCACCTCCTCGGTGACGATCCCGCCGGATGCCACCGCCGACACGATCATCGTGCCTCGGGTCGAAGGCGTGCTCGCCGGCATCGACGTCGTCGCCGCCGTGTTCCACCGGGTGGACGATCGAGTCCGCATCGACGCCGCGATGCGCGACGGCGACCGGCTCGTGGCAGGAGAGCCGATTGCGAACGTCTCCGGCAACGCCCGGTCGATCCTGGCGGCTGAGCGCACCGCGCTGAACTTCCTGCAGCGGCTCTGCGGCATCGCCACGGCAACGGCGCAGTTCGTTGCCGCTGTGGAGCCCTATCCCGTCCGCGTCGTCGATCTGCGCAAGACGATCCCCGGCTGGCGCGCGCTGAGCAAGTACGCTGTGCGCGTCGGCGGCGGGAGCAATCACCGGTTCGGGTTGTTCGACGGCATCCTCATCAAGGACAACCACATCGCCGTCTGCGGATCGGTGCGGGAGGCGATCCGATCCGCCCGAGCGGGAGCGCCTCACACGATGAAGGTCGAGATCGAAGTCGATACGCTGGAGCAGCTCGACGAAGCGCTCGAAGCCGGCGCGGACATCGTCCTCCTCGACAACATGACACCGGCTCGGACTCGCGCGGCGGTCGAGCGCGCGCAAGGCAGAGCGCTTCTGGAGGCGTCCGGCGGCATCGTGCTTGAGACGGTCCGCGACTACGCCGCGACCGGCGTGGACATCATCTCCACGAGCGCCATCACGAGCGCCCCACCGTTGGACATCGGGCTGGACACGGTTGTGCGCGCACCAGGCTCCATATGA
- a CDS encoding tetratricopeptide repeat protein: MRHLRRHALLGVALLLLTAVLPSCARREAIERYNKAVQLIEARRTVEAKTELEAAVRLRPKFPEAHNALGTLLNADGDYQQAIEHFQQAASFPRFKQRSLALRNLGVAYLNAERLTDALEAIQESVELEPTSADAHYALARVYTAMKRLPDAIDSLTQVLALDSARVYAIDRDPAFDELREDPRFGTLIATHWK; this comes from the coding sequence ATGCGGCATCTGCGCAGACACGCGCTCCTGGGAGTCGCTCTGCTCCTGTTGACGGCAGTCCTGCCTAGCTGCGCACGGCGCGAAGCCATCGAGCGCTACAACAAGGCGGTTCAGCTCATCGAGGCGCGTCGAACCGTGGAGGCGAAGACGGAGCTCGAGGCGGCGGTCCGGCTCCGACCCAAGTTCCCCGAAGCCCACAACGCTCTCGGAACCCTCCTCAATGCCGACGGCGACTACCAGCAGGCGATCGAGCACTTCCAACAAGCGGCTTCCTTCCCCAGGTTCAAGCAGCGCTCTCTCGCTTTGCGGAACCTCGGCGTCGCCTATCTGAACGCGGAGCGGCTGACCGACGCGCTGGAGGCGATTCAGGAGAGCGTCGAGCTGGAACCGACCTCCGCCGACGCGCATTACGCCCTGGCGCGCGTGTACACCGCGATGAAGCGCCTTCCCGACGCCATCGACAGCCTGACGCAGGTGCTGGCGCTGGACAGCGCGAGGGTCTACGCGATCGACCGCGACCCGGCATTCGACGAACTGCGCGAGGACCCTCGCTTCGGCACACTCATCGCGACCCACTGGAAGTGA
- a CDS encoding 2-isopropylmalate synthase — MPSAGIPDANRVHIFDTTLRDGEQSPGAALSIDEKFEIAKLLARLNVDIIEAGFPISSPADFEAVSRIAAEVHGVEVCGLARVVERDIVACWEAVKHAEKPRIHTFVGTSEIHLRGQLRKGREEVLEMAVRAVRLARSLCETVEFSPMDATRTDPVYLHEVVAATIEAGASIINIPDTVGYAVPTQFGELIRRVVEEVAAPRNARISVHCHDDLGMATSNALAAVANGARQIECTVNGVGERAGNTSLEECVMALATRRDVFGDAHTGVNTREIVPASRLVSRLMNMPVPPNKAIVGANAFAHSSGIHQDGVLKERNTFEIMDPTDVGIQASKIVLSPRSGRRALRHRLGELGYELTDEQLDQTYERFLALADKKKEVHDADLEAIVKDQIRLVPQVYVLEHVQVISGTKLVPTATVGLRRDDQVLEEAASGDGPVDASFRAVERITNVKLELTDYAIHAVTGGKDALGEVTVRVRQDGRNYVGVGSSTDIIEASVIALLDAINKVLSRNETQS, encoded by the coding sequence ATGCCTAGCGCAGGGATTCCCGACGCGAACCGGGTCCACATCTTCGACACGACGCTGCGGGATGGCGAGCAATCGCCGGGAGCCGCCCTGAGCATCGACGAGAAGTTCGAGATCGCCAAGCTGCTCGCCCGGCTGAACGTCGACATCATCGAAGCCGGCTTTCCCATCTCCTCGCCAGCGGATTTCGAGGCGGTGAGCCGGATCGCGGCAGAGGTCCATGGCGTCGAGGTCTGCGGACTCGCCCGAGTCGTCGAGCGCGACATCGTCGCCTGCTGGGAAGCGGTCAAACACGCGGAGAAGCCGCGCATCCACACGTTCGTTGGAACCTCGGAGATCCATCTGCGCGGGCAGCTGCGCAAGGGACGCGAGGAGGTCCTCGAAATGGCGGTGCGCGCCGTCCGGCTGGCGCGTTCGCTGTGCGAGACGGTCGAGTTCTCGCCGATGGACGCGACCCGGACCGATCCGGTCTATTTGCACGAAGTCGTCGCCGCGACCATCGAGGCGGGCGCGTCGATCATCAACATCCCGGACACGGTCGGCTACGCGGTTCCCACGCAGTTCGGCGAGCTGATCCGACGGGTCGTCGAAGAAGTGGCAGCCCCTCGGAACGCCCGCATCAGCGTCCATTGCCACGACGACCTGGGCATGGCGACGTCGAACGCCCTCGCCGCCGTCGCCAACGGCGCGCGGCAGATCGAGTGCACCGTGAACGGCGTCGGCGAACGCGCCGGGAACACGTCCCTCGAAGAGTGCGTCATGGCGCTGGCGACGCGCCGCGACGTGTTCGGCGACGCCCATACAGGCGTCAACACGCGCGAGATCGTCCCGGCGAGCCGCCTCGTGTCGCGGCTGATGAACATGCCGGTTCCGCCCAACAAGGCGATTGTCGGAGCCAATGCGTTCGCGCACAGCTCCGGCATCCACCAGGACGGCGTCCTCAAGGAACGGAACACGTTCGAGATCATGGATCCGACGGATGTCGGCATCCAGGCGAGCAAGATCGTCCTGAGCCCGCGCTCCGGTCGGCGCGCCCTGCGGCATCGTCTGGGCGAGCTCGGCTATGAATTGACGGATGAACAGCTCGACCAGACCTACGAGCGTTTCCTCGCCCTGGCGGACAAGAAGAAGGAGGTCCATGACGCCGACCTGGAAGCCATCGTCAAGGATCAGATTCGGCTCGTGCCGCAGGTGTACGTTCTTGAGCACGTCCAGGTGATCAGTGGAACCAAGCTGGTTCCGACCGCCACGGTCGGGCTCCGCCGAGATGACCAGGTGCTCGAGGAGGCTGCCAGCGGCGACGGACCCGTCGACGCGTCGTTCCGAGCCGTGGAACGCATCACGAACGTCAAGCTGGAGCTGACCGATTACGCGATCCACGCCGTGACCGGCGGCAAGGACGCACTCGGCGAAGTGACCGTCCGAGTCCGTCAGGACGGACGGAACTACGTCGGCGTCGGAAGCAGCACCGACATCATCGAGGCGAGCGTCATCGCGCTGCTCGACGCCATCAACAAGGTGCTCAGCCGAAACGAGACGCAGTCGTAG
- a CDS encoding class I SAM-dependent methyltransferase, whose translation MADRRERVMADVWKSPELAKTYLKGIRSAIPRANEQIDTMVRVVRASRERVERVLDLGCGNGLLGASLLQAFPAARGVFVDFSDAMLTAAAEAMHDVGERVVLTKADLREPQWVESIRDDAPYDAIVSGFAIHHLPDERKRALYAEVHELLSPGAAFVHIEHVSSPTAWVTELFDSLFIDALFAWHSAQPSGKTRDEIAREYYYRPDKAANILAPVETQCEWLREIGYQDVDCYMKVFEIAVFGGRRADTGRR comes from the coding sequence ATGGCGGACCGAAGGGAGAGGGTGATGGCGGATGTGTGGAAGTCGCCGGAACTGGCGAAGACGTACCTGAAGGGCATCCGCTCTGCCATCCCGCGGGCGAACGAGCAGATCGACACGATGGTGCGGGTCGTCAGAGCCAGCCGCGAACGCGTCGAGCGGGTTCTCGATCTCGGATGCGGCAACGGATTGCTGGGAGCGTCTCTACTGCAAGCGTTCCCGGCTGCGCGGGGCGTGTTCGTGGACTTCTCCGACGCGATGCTCACCGCCGCAGCCGAGGCGATGCACGATGTCGGAGAGCGCGTGGTTCTGACCAAAGCGGATCTGCGCGAACCTCAGTGGGTCGAGTCGATCCGTGACGATGCCCCGTACGACGCCATCGTCTCCGGGTTCGCCATCCACCATCTGCCGGACGAGCGGAAGCGAGCGCTTTACGCCGAGGTTCACGAGCTCCTCTCGCCAGGAGCGGCGTTTGTGCACATCGAGCACGTGTCGTCACCGACGGCGTGGGTCACGGAGCTCTTCGATAGCTTGTTCATCGACGCGCTCTTCGCGTGGCACTCGGCTCAGCCCAGCGGCAAGACGCGCGACGAGATCGCCCGCGAGTACTACTACCGCCCCGACAAGGCGGCGAACATCCTCGCACCCGTCGAGACGCAGTGCGAATGGCTTCGGGAGATCGGCTATCAGGACGTCGACTGCTACATGAAGGTCTTTGAGATCGCCGTCTTCGGTGGACGGCGCGCCGACACAGGAAGGAGGTGA